A genome region from Catenulispora sp. MAP5-51 includes the following:
- a CDS encoding DJ-1/PfpI family protein, producing MHVQIVLFDGFDPLDAIAPFEVLYAGGMASGGAVTVEFVTAEGPREVVSGTGGLALRATGALDPDRAGLVLVPGASGRVGDPGEVPEEEAGAAGEWRADEFIPVLLGRTLDTGLPALLKAAMDNPEVLMASVCGGSLVLAMAGLLEGRHATTHHQGMDMLDATGVQAVHARVVDDGDLVTGAGVTSGLDLGLYLLEREVGPRIAHAVEELFAHERRGVVWRGAGPLPAAL from the coding sequence ATGCACGTTCAAATCGTCTTGTTCGACGGGTTCGACCCGCTCGACGCCATCGCCCCGTTCGAGGTCCTGTACGCCGGGGGCATGGCCTCCGGCGGCGCGGTGACCGTCGAATTCGTCACCGCCGAGGGGCCGCGCGAGGTGGTCAGCGGCACCGGCGGGCTGGCGCTGCGCGCGACCGGCGCCCTCGATCCGGACCGGGCCGGCCTGGTGCTGGTCCCCGGTGCCTCCGGCCGCGTCGGCGATCCCGGCGAGGTCCCCGAGGAAGAGGCGGGCGCCGCGGGTGAATGGCGCGCGGACGAGTTCATCCCGGTGCTGCTCGGCCGCACCCTGGACACCGGATTGCCCGCACTGCTGAAGGCCGCGATGGACAACCCCGAGGTGCTGATGGCCTCCGTGTGCGGCGGGTCGCTGGTCCTGGCCATGGCCGGGCTGCTGGAGGGCCGGCACGCCACCACCCACCATCAGGGCATGGACATGCTCGACGCGACCGGCGTCCAGGCCGTGCACGCCCGCGTGGTCGACGACGGCGACCTGGTCACCGGCGCCGGCGTCACCTCCGGGCTGGACCTGGGCCTGTACCTGCTGGAGCGCGAAGTCGGCCCGCGGATCGCCCATGCCGTCGAGGAACTGTTCGCCCACGAGCGCCGCGGCGTCGTCTGGCGCGGCGCGGGCCCGCTCCCCGCCGCCCTGTGA
- a CDS encoding MBL fold metallo-hydrolase, whose amino-acid sequence MCDVLSSAYGTTGTDRRRFLQILGGTTAASALMTGTASADSKPHPDAAPRPHGRTRIIPLGTAGGPTIMNPARAGTSTAIVYQDQVYLVDLGLGAYQRLVRSGINSELTSVGNTLGNVCGIFFTHLHSDHVADWPGLYWTAGSNSIGRTAPPIRVWGPGSRQSLPRVFPPGRTAPPVVDPADPTPGTTAMTTYLRQAFAADLNDRARDGSAPDPGGLFQIQDIDLSGIWTPDPGGSPPRLSAPIPVWRDGDVTVTATLVDHHPTAPAFAYRFDTPDGSVVVSGDTTVSENLIDLARDTDYLVHEVIDTEFVDRVVGTLPPAQAGPLRAHLLGSHTTIEQVGAAVAEPARARNLVLTHLVPADNPLERWHLAQRGYSGRVTVAADLRAITVGSSAVDGG is encoded by the coding sequence GTGTGTGACGTTCTCTCCAGCGCTTACGGCACGACCGGCACAGACCGCCGCCGGTTCCTGCAGATACTCGGCGGCACCACCGCGGCTTCGGCCCTCATGACCGGCACCGCCTCGGCCGACAGCAAACCGCACCCGGACGCCGCGCCCAGGCCACATGGCAGGACCCGGATCATCCCCTTGGGGACGGCAGGCGGGCCGACGATCATGAATCCGGCGCGAGCCGGAACATCCACCGCGATCGTCTACCAGGACCAGGTGTACCTGGTCGACCTGGGACTGGGCGCCTACCAGCGGCTCGTGCGAAGCGGGATCAATTCCGAACTGACCTCGGTGGGCAATACGCTCGGCAACGTCTGCGGGATCTTCTTCACGCATCTGCACAGCGACCATGTCGCCGACTGGCCCGGGCTCTACTGGACCGCGGGCTCGAACTCGATCGGCCGCACGGCGCCCCCGATCCGGGTCTGGGGGCCGGGTTCCCGGCAGAGCCTCCCCCGCGTGTTCCCACCCGGCCGGACCGCGCCGCCCGTCGTCGATCCCGCCGACCCCACACCCGGCACGACGGCGATGACGACGTACCTGCGGCAGGCCTTCGCGGCGGATCTGAACGACCGGGCCCGGGACGGCTCGGCACCGGATCCCGGCGGCCTGTTCCAGATCCAGGACATCGATCTCTCCGGGATCTGGACACCCGATCCCGGCGGGAGCCCGCCGCGGTTGAGCGCGCCGATCCCCGTGTGGCGGGACGGCGACGTGACGGTCACCGCCACACTCGTCGACCACCACCCCACCGCGCCCGCCTTCGCCTACCGCTTCGACACCCCGGACGGCTCCGTCGTCGTCTCCGGCGACACCACGGTCAGCGAGAACCTGATCGACCTCGCCCGCGACACCGACTACCTGGTGCACGAGGTGATCGACACAGAGTTCGTCGACCGCGTCGTCGGCACGCTCCCGCCGGCGCAGGCCGGCCCGCTGCGCGCGCACCTGCTGGGCTCGCACACCACGATCGAGCAGGTCGGCGCCGCGGTCGCGGAACCGGCTCGGGCCCGCAACCTCGTGCTCACCCACCTGGTCCCGGCCGACAACCCGCTCGAACGCTGGCACCTGGCGCAGCGCGGGTACTCCGGCCGCGTCACCGTCGCCGCCGATCTGCGGGCGATCACCGTCGGTTCCAGCGCGGTCGACGGTGGCTGA
- a CDS encoding glutamate decarboxylase: MAALHEVDPGDSDAIEDCYSTALASRDLPKKRMPEHPSPADSVRDLILDELALDGNASQNLATFCSTFLDHEAHELMAVCVDKNMVDKDEYPQTAEIENRCVHILADLWNAPPGPTAGTSTTGSSEAAMLAGLALKWRWRAARKAAGKPADRPNLVCGPVQVCWEKFGRYFDVELRQIPVLPDATGLRPEQLRAAVDENTIGVVGILGVTYTCDYEPIKELAAELDAIEKDTGLDVPLHVDAASGGFVAPFLQPDLWWDFRVPRVASINASGHKYGMAPLGVGWVVWRSPELLPEDLVFRVSYLGGNMPTLALNFSRPGGQVIAQYFNFLRYGREGYRKIYEVASQAGQALGRRVAQMGPFELVYDGKNALPAVSWKLKDPDNAGFTLYDLTDRLRTRGWQVPAYPLPADRQETVIQRVLVRHGIGHDKLALLGDDIEREVKRLQEAGRQGTSVAPQQTGFHH; the protein is encoded by the coding sequence GTGGCTGCCCTGCACGAGGTCGACCCCGGCGACTCGGACGCCATTGAGGACTGCTACAGCACGGCGCTGGCCAGCCGCGACCTTCCCAAGAAGCGGATGCCGGAGCACCCGTCGCCGGCGGACTCGGTGCGCGATCTCATCCTGGACGAGCTCGCCCTGGACGGGAACGCGTCGCAGAACCTGGCGACCTTCTGTTCGACGTTCCTGGATCACGAGGCGCACGAGCTGATGGCTGTGTGCGTCGACAAGAACATGGTCGACAAGGACGAGTACCCGCAGACCGCGGAGATCGAGAACCGCTGCGTGCACATCCTGGCCGACCTGTGGAACGCGCCGCCCGGACCGACCGCCGGCACCTCCACGACCGGGTCCTCGGAGGCGGCGATGCTCGCCGGGCTGGCGCTGAAGTGGCGCTGGCGCGCGGCGCGCAAGGCCGCCGGCAAGCCCGCGGACCGGCCGAACCTGGTGTGCGGGCCGGTGCAGGTGTGCTGGGAGAAGTTCGGGCGGTACTTCGACGTCGAGCTGCGCCAGATCCCGGTCCTGCCCGACGCCACCGGGCTGCGGCCGGAGCAGCTGCGCGCGGCGGTCGACGAGAACACGATCGGCGTCGTCGGCATCCTCGGCGTGACCTACACCTGCGACTACGAGCCGATCAAGGAGCTCGCCGCCGAGCTCGACGCGATCGAGAAGGACACCGGTCTGGACGTCCCGCTGCACGTGGACGCGGCCAGCGGCGGATTCGTCGCGCCGTTCCTGCAGCCGGACCTGTGGTGGGACTTCCGGGTCCCGCGGGTGGCCTCGATCAACGCCTCGGGCCACAAGTACGGCATGGCGCCCCTGGGCGTGGGCTGGGTGGTGTGGCGCTCCCCGGAGCTGCTGCCGGAGGACCTGGTGTTCCGGGTGAGCTACCTCGGCGGCAACATGCCCACGCTCGCGCTGAACTTCTCCCGGCCCGGCGGCCAGGTCATCGCGCAGTACTTCAACTTCCTGCGCTACGGCCGGGAGGGCTACCGGAAGATCTACGAGGTCGCCTCGCAGGCCGGGCAGGCTCTGGGGCGCCGCGTCGCGCAGATGGGACCCTTCGAGCTCGTGTACGACGGCAAGAACGCCTTGCCGGCGGTGAGCTGGAAGCTCAAGGACCCCGACAACGCCGGGTTCACGCTCTACGACCTGACCGACCGGCTGCGCACGCGCGGGTGGCAGGTCCCGGCGTATCCGCTCCCGGCGGACCGTCAGGAGACGGTGATCCAGCGCGTCCTGGTCCGGCACGGCATCGGCCACGACAAGCTGGCGCTGCTCGGGGACGACATCGAGCGCGAGGTCAAGCGGCTCCAGGAGGCGGGGCGGCAGGGGACGTCGGTGGCGCCGCAGCAGACCGGGTTCCATCACTGA